A window of Halostella salina contains these coding sequences:
- a CDS encoding phosphopentomutase/phosphoglucosamine mutase, giving the protein MTLFGTAGIRGPVRDDVTPELALAVGRAAGVDGETFVVGRDGRVTGPALAAAVEAGLESSGADVRRVGQVPTPALAFASQGRRGVMVTASHNPPQDNGLKLFDDGVEYDRDAERTVEERVDEGGSPTDWAEWGAGERLGVLDRYRDAVAAYARDALDAGDDTPLAGLSVAVDCGNGMASVATPQVLRALGADVAALNANVDGHFPGRESKPTPESLTDLREFVRDGHDLGIGHDGDADRIVIIGPDGDVVHEDTVLAVLANHYTAASDAADPVVVTTPNASARIDERVRAAGGRVERVRLGALHEGIARERAAGDAGTEIAFAAEPWKHIHPAFGGWIDGVASAAVISGLVADAGGVAALREPVTERPYRKVSVECPDERKDAAMERLATTMPERFPEADANTEYGVRVELPDGSWVLVRPSGTEPYVRIYAESDDVDDLIATARDAVEAAVAE; this is encoded by the coding sequence ATGACACTGTTCGGAACCGCAGGGATCCGCGGTCCCGTCCGCGACGACGTGACGCCGGAACTCGCGCTCGCGGTCGGGCGAGCGGCGGGCGTGGACGGCGAGACGTTCGTGGTCGGCCGGGACGGGCGCGTCACCGGACCGGCGCTCGCGGCGGCCGTGGAGGCGGGGCTGGAGAGCTCCGGCGCGGACGTGCGCCGGGTCGGGCAGGTGCCGACGCCGGCGCTGGCCTTCGCCTCGCAGGGCCGCCGCGGCGTGATGGTGACGGCGAGCCACAACCCGCCGCAGGACAACGGCCTCAAACTGTTCGACGACGGCGTCGAGTACGACCGCGACGCGGAGCGGACCGTCGAGGAGCGCGTCGACGAGGGTGGATCGCCCACGGACTGGGCCGAGTGGGGCGCTGGCGAGCGGCTCGGCGTGCTGGACCGCTACCGTGACGCCGTGGCGGCGTACGCGCGTGACGCTCTCGACGCGGGCGACGATACGCCGCTCGCCGGGCTGTCGGTCGCCGTCGACTGTGGCAACGGTATGGCGAGCGTCGCCACGCCGCAGGTGCTCCGCGCGCTCGGCGCGGACGTGGCCGCGCTGAACGCCAACGTCGACGGCCACTTCCCCGGCCGCGAGAGCAAGCCGACGCCGGAGTCGCTTACGGACCTCCGGGAGTTCGTCCGCGACGGCCACGACCTCGGCATCGGGCACGACGGCGACGCAGACCGGATCGTGATCATCGGGCCGGACGGCGACGTGGTCCACGAGGACACCGTGCTGGCGGTGCTGGCGAACCACTACACCGCGGCAAGCGACGCAGCCGACCCGGTCGTTGTGACCACGCCGAACGCCTCCGCGCGGATCGACGAGCGGGTCCGGGCCGCAGGGGGCCGCGTCGAACGGGTTCGCCTCGGCGCGCTCCACGAGGGGATCGCCCGGGAGCGCGCGGCGGGCGACGCGGGGACCGAAATCGCGTTCGCCGCCGAGCCGTGGAAGCATATCCACCCCGCGTTCGGCGGCTGGATCGACGGCGTGGCCAGCGCGGCCGTCATCTCGGGACTGGTCGCCGACGCCGGCGGTGTCGCGGCGCTCCGCGAACCTGTGACCGAGCGCCCGTACCGGAAGGTGAGCGTGGAGTGCCCGGACGAGCGCAAGGACGCCGCCATGGAGCGGCTGGCGACGACCATGCCCGAGCGGTTCCCTGAGGCCGACGCGAACACGGAGTACGGCGTCCGCGTCGAACTGCCCGACGGCTCGTGGGTGCTCGTCCGGCCGAGCGGGACGGAGCCGTACGTCCGGATCTACGCCGAGAGCGACGACGTGGACGACCTGATCGCGACGGCCCGGGACGCCGTCGAGGCCGCCGTCGCTGAGTGA
- a CDS encoding nucleoside phosphorylase, which yields MPGDSEDPNDEVQYHLEVGPEDVADAVLLPGNPERVDKITALWDDHEERAHHREYRTATGTYEGAPISVTSTGIGSPSAAIAVEELARVGVDTYIRVGSCGSIKPEAEVGDLIITTGAVRQEGTTDEYVREDYPASANHEVVSALVAAAERLGHDYHTGITTSTDSFYAGQGRPGFDGFEAAGSDELVENLKEANVTNIEMEASSIITLANLYGLRAGAVCSVYANRETGEFRTEGESRAAETASLAVKLLAKMDAKKAEAGVDEWHAGLSLD from the coding sequence ATGCCCGGAGACAGCGAGGACCCGAACGACGAGGTACAGTACCACCTGGAGGTCGGTCCCGAGGACGTGGCGGACGCCGTCCTGTTGCCCGGCAACCCCGAGCGCGTCGACAAGATCACGGCGCTGTGGGACGACCACGAGGAGCGCGCCCATCACCGCGAGTACCGCACCGCGACTGGGACGTACGAGGGCGCGCCGATCAGCGTCACATCGACGGGGATCGGCTCGCCCTCGGCGGCCATCGCCGTCGAGGAACTGGCCCGCGTCGGCGTCGACACGTACATCCGCGTCGGCTCCTGCGGGTCGATCAAGCCGGAGGCAGAGGTCGGCGACCTGATCATCACCACCGGCGCGGTGCGACAGGAGGGGACCACAGACGAGTACGTCCGGGAGGACTACCCCGCCAGCGCGAACCACGAGGTCGTCTCGGCGCTGGTCGCCGCCGCCGAACGGCTGGGCCACGACTACCACACCGGGATCACGACCAGCACCGACAGCTTCTACGCCGGCCAGGGCCGCCCCGGCTTCGACGGGTTCGAGGCCGCCGGCAGCGACGAACTGGTCGAGAACCTCAAGGAGGCAAACGTAACGAACATCGAGATGGAGGCCAGTTCCATCATCACGCTCGCGAACCTGTACGGCCTGCGCGCCGGCGCGGTCTGTTCCGTCTACGCGAACCGCGAGACCGGCGAGTTCCGCACGGAGGGCGAGAGCCGCGCCGCGGAGACCGCGTCGCTCGCGGTCAAACTGCTGGCGAAGATGGACGCGAAGAAGGCCGAGGCCGGCGTCGACGAGTGGCACGCCGGGCTGAGCCTGGACTGA
- a CDS encoding class I SAM-dependent methyltransferase, with product MDRRPAAVRDTYDRIAGHFAQTREYPWPEVESFLADAPAGGVALDLGCGNGRHAELLAERADRVVGADVSSGLLETARDRAAERGFAVDLLQCDAAALPLATDAVAVAVYVATLHHLPTREARVASLDELARVLAPDGVALVSVWSTAHDRFDADEGFDTTVDWTLPGGETVPRFYHVYSPAEFEADLGDSDLTVRKAFVSSGNCYAAVEPAAD from the coding sequence ATGGACCGCCGCCCCGCCGCGGTTCGGGACACCTACGACCGCATCGCCGGCCACTTCGCGCAGACCCGCGAGTACCCCTGGCCGGAGGTCGAATCGTTCCTCGCCGACGCCCCGGCGGGCGGCGTCGCGCTCGACCTGGGCTGTGGCAACGGCCGTCATGCCGAACTTCTCGCCGAGCGCGCGGACCGCGTCGTCGGCGCGGACGTGAGCAGCGGGCTGCTGGAAACCGCCCGCGACCGCGCCGCCGAACGCGGGTTCGCGGTCGACCTCCTGCAGTGCGACGCCGCCGCGCTCCCGCTGGCGACCGACGCCGTCGCCGTCGCGGTCTACGTCGCCACGCTCCACCACCTCCCGACCCGCGAGGCCCGCGTCGCCAGCCTCGACGAGCTCGCCCGCGTCCTCGCGCCGGACGGCGTCGCGCTCGTCTCCGTCTGGAGCACCGCCCACGACCGCTTCGACGCCGACGAGGGGTTCGACACGACCGTCGACTGGACGCTGCCGGGCGGCGAGACGGTCCCGCGGTTCTACCACGTGTACTCGCCCGCCGAGTTCGAGGCGGATCTGGGCGACAGCGACCTGACCGTCAGGAAGGCGTTCGTTTCCAGCGGCAACTGCTACGCCGCCGTCGAGCCCGCGGCCGACTGA
- a CDS encoding type II/IV secretion system ATPase subunit: MAGDPDDRRAGASEGSADDQPSAAPADDPTAGDGPRDDGDTRPAEPGGLDSGVSNPTTTGDRPELSTFDALRRRIRRTVEMLRGSTVDPENYDPSRHGHLVTFDGLDGHEEVERYWVNAPFAFVSILFDEAANKHLYHVVEPELDADEYALLSALFEDIRDPLIYRQDVDEENVESVLAEELREHLERYGAEVDMRTFHTLFYYLHRAFRGFNKIDPIMQDPHIEDISCDGYDLPIFVYHDEYTDIETNVSFQRNELDNFVVRLAQHSGRHISIGDPMVETTLPDGSRAELALGEEVTPRGSAFTIRKYSDEPFTPVDLLEYGTFSVDQMAYLWLAIENNKSLVFAGGTASGKTTSMNAISMFIPPRSKVLTIEDTRELTLYHDNWLSSVTRDRLAEGNDITMYDLLRSALRHRPEYIVVGEVRGEEAITLFQAMNTGHTTYSTMHADSVRTVINRLENEPINVPRAMVQSLDVLCVQTLTRFEGERVRRNKTVAEIEGIDQRTGELDYSTAFSWNASDDSFDRGDSQLLDEIRDDNGWDQSELLRELQRRRDFLRFLWENDVSDYRRFTAMINEYYSDKEAAMDSIGADDEPLEPEPATD; this comes from the coding sequence ATGGCGGGGGACCCGGACGACCGACGGGCTGGCGCGTCGGAGGGCTCGGCCGACGACCAGCCGTCCGCCGCCCCGGCGGACGACCCGACAGCCGGCGACGGCCCACGCGACGACGGCGACACCAGGCCCGCGGAGCCGGGCGGGCTCGACAGCGGCGTGTCGAACCCGACCACGACCGGGGACCGGCCCGAACTGTCGACGTTCGACGCGCTACGGCGACGGATCCGCCGCACCGTCGAGATGCTCCGCGGGTCGACGGTCGACCCGGAGAACTACGACCCCTCGCGGCACGGCCATCTGGTCACCTTCGACGGGCTGGACGGCCACGAGGAGGTCGAGCGCTACTGGGTGAACGCCCCCTTCGCGTTCGTGTCGATACTGTTCGACGAGGCGGCGAACAAGCACCTGTACCACGTCGTCGAGCCGGAACTGGACGCCGACGAGTACGCGCTGCTGTCGGCGCTGTTCGAGGACATCCGCGATCCGCTGATCTACCGGCAGGACGTCGACGAGGAGAACGTGGAGTCGGTGCTCGCCGAGGAGCTTCGGGAACACCTCGAACGCTACGGCGCGGAGGTCGACATGCGGACGTTCCACACGCTGTTTTACTACCTCCACCGGGCGTTCCGCGGGTTCAACAAGATCGACCCGATCATGCAGGACCCCCACATCGAGGACATCTCCTGTGACGGCTACGACCTGCCGATCTTCGTCTATCACGACGAGTACACCGACATCGAGACGAACGTCTCCTTCCAGCGCAACGAACTGGACAACTTCGTCGTCCGTCTCGCCCAGCACTCCGGCCGCCACATCTCCATCGGCGACCCGATGGTCGAGACGACGCTCCCGGACGGGAGCCGCGCCGAGCTCGCGCTCGGCGAGGAGGTGACCCCTCGCGGCTCGGCCTTCACCATCCGGAAGTACTCCGACGAGCCGTTCACGCCGGTCGACCTGCTGGAGTACGGCACGTTCAGCGTCGACCAGATGGCGTACCTCTGGCTGGCGATCGAGAACAACAAGAGCCTCGTGTTCGCCGGCGGGACGGCGTCCGGCAAGACCACGTCGATGAACGCCATCTCGATGTTCATCCCGCCGCGCTCGAAGGTGCTGACCATCGAGGACACGCGCGAACTGACGCTGTACCACGACAACTGGCTCTCCAGCGTCACCCGTGACCGCCTCGCCGAGGGCAACGACATCACGATGTACGACCTCCTGCGCTCCGCGCTGCGCCACCGCCCCGAGTACATCGTCGTCGGCGAGGTCCGCGGGGAGGAGGCGATCACGCTGTTCCAGGCGATGAACACGGGCCACACGACGTACTCGACGATGCACGCCGACAGCGTCCGCACCGTCATCAACCGACTGGAGAACGAGCCGATAAACGTCCCGCGGGCGATGGTCCAGAGCCTGGACGTGCTCTGTGTCCAGACGCTCACCCGGTTCGAGGGCGAGCGCGTGCGCCGCAACAAGACCGTCGCGGAGATCGAGGGGATCGACCAGCGGACCGGCGAACTCGACTACTCGACGGCGTTCTCGTGGAACGCGAGCGACGACTCCTTCGACCGCGGCGACAGCCAGCTGCTGGACGAGATCCGCGACGACAACGGCTGGGACCAGTCCGAACTGCTGCGGGAACTCCAGCGCCGCCGAGACTTCCTCCGCTTCCTCTGGGAGAACGACGTGAGCGACTACCGCCGGTTCACCGCGATGATAAACGAGTACTACTCCGACAAGGAGGCGGCGATGGATTCGATCGGGGCGGACGACGAGCCGCTCGAACCCGAGCCGGCGACCGACTGA
- a CDS encoding NAD(P)/FAD-dependent oxidoreductase encodes MTAKVVVLGAGYAGAGAVKQLEDELGNSAELTWVADNDYHLVLHESHRCIRDPTVQEKITIPVDEIKSPTTRFVEGEVVDLDVDERTVELADGDEIDYDYVLVALGSQTAYYGIEGMAENALTLKSLDDALEIHEEVKAAARDATRNDPAQVVVGGAGLSGIQSAGEIAEFRDEHQAPIDIYLVEALEEIFPGNDPEVQGALRKRLQDADIEILTDDPIVEAGEDAIYFDEGEPLEYDTFLWTGGITGRDALDGADVEKEHNRVNAEATFETSDDRVFALGDSAIVEQNDQPAPPTAQAAWQAAEVAGENVARAVDDRPLKTWTHKDKGTVISVGDEAVAHDVMMLPFNTFGSLPAETLKKAIAARWIADVSSYGRALKAWPDL; translated from the coding sequence ATGACAGCCAAGGTTGTCGTTCTCGGCGCGGGGTACGCCGGTGCAGGCGCGGTCAAGCAGCTCGAAGACGAACTCGGCAACTCGGCGGAGCTGACGTGGGTGGCCGACAACGACTACCACCTCGTCCTCCACGAGTCACACCGCTGCATCCGGGACCCGACGGTTCAGGAGAAGATCACCATTCCGGTCGACGAGATCAAGTCCCCGACGACCCGCTTCGTCGAGGGTGAGGTCGTGGACTTGGACGTCGACGAACGAACGGTCGAACTGGCCGACGGCGACGAGATCGACTACGATTACGTCCTCGTCGCGCTCGGCAGCCAGACCGCCTACTACGGCATCGAGGGGATGGCGGAGAACGCGCTCACGCTGAAGAGCCTCGACGACGCCCTCGAGATCCACGAGGAAGTCAAGGCCGCCGCCCGGGACGCCACCCGGAACGACCCCGCGCAGGTCGTCGTCGGCGGTGCCGGCCTCTCGGGCATCCAGAGCGCCGGCGAGATAGCGGAGTTCCGCGACGAGCACCAGGCCCCCATCGACATCTACCTCGTCGAAGCCCTCGAAGAGATCTTCCCGGGCAACGACCCCGAGGTCCAGGGCGCGCTCCGGAAGCGGCTTCAGGACGCCGACATCGAGATCCTCACCGACGACCCCATCGTCGAGGCCGGCGAGGACGCCATCTACTTCGACGAGGGCGAGCCCCTGGAGTACGACACCTTCCTCTGGACCGGCGGCATCACCGGCCGCGACGCGCTCGACGGCGCGGACGTAGAGAAGGAGCACAACCGCGTCAACGCCGAGGCCACCTTCGAGACAAGCGACGACCGGGTGTTCGCCCTCGGCGACTCCGCCATCGTCGAGCAGAACGACCAGCCCGCGCCGCCGACGGCCCAGGCCGCCTGGCAGGCCGCCGAGGTCGCCGGCGAGAACGTCGCCCGTGCGGTTGACGACCGGCCGCTGAAAACCTGGACCCACAAGGACAAGGGGACGGTCATCTCCGTCGGCGACGAGGCCGTCGCCCACGACGTGATGATGCTCCCGTTCAACACCTTCGGCTCCCTCCCCGCCGAGACGCTGAAGAAGGCCATCGCCGCCCGCTGGATCGCCGACGTGTCGTCGTACGGCCGCGCGCTGAAGGCGTGGCCCGATCTCTAG
- the gfo6 gene encoding D-xylose 1-dehydrogenase Gfo6 has product MDSGTYFGEFNRRDWRTASEGTVRIAVVGLGGFARNRALPAIRDSDFCEATVLVSGSPDKAASLADEFGTERTVSYDAFREGEAADRYDAAYVSTPPAFHDEYAVAAADLGKHVLCEKPLAATVADAERMVDACADAGVVLMTAYRLRTEPAIRRMREAIRDGAIGDPVQIHAGFSSRLLDNAGPESWRLDPDVAGGGALMDLGVYPLNTSRFLLDADPVAVSAETQSSGAPFDRVEEHAALLLTFPDGVTASCTASFGGHHDSRLQVLGTEGQVIVHSPFGGHATEGVVLARGEARTSYAGRPVDEVCEEFDYFADCVLDGGTCESDGEEGYADLRIIDRAYEAAEIGERVAVHASR; this is encoded by the coding sequence ATGGACTCCGGAACGTACTTCGGTGAGTTCAACCGCCGCGACTGGCGGACCGCGAGCGAGGGCACCGTCCGGATCGCGGTCGTCGGTCTCGGCGGCTTCGCCCGCAACCGCGCGCTCCCGGCGATCCGCGACAGCGACTTCTGCGAGGCGACGGTGCTGGTCAGCGGGTCGCCCGACAAGGCCGCGTCGCTCGCGGACGAGTTCGGGACCGAGCGCACCGTCTCCTACGACGCGTTCCGCGAGGGGGAGGCGGCCGACCGCTACGACGCGGCGTACGTGTCGACGCCGCCCGCGTTTCACGACGAGTACGCCGTCGCCGCGGCCGACCTCGGTAAGCACGTCCTCTGCGAGAAGCCCCTCGCCGCGACCGTCGCGGACGCCGAGCGGATGGTCGACGCCTGTGCCGACGCGGGCGTGGTGCTCATGACCGCCTACCGGCTCCGGACCGAGCCGGCGATCCGCCGGATGCGCGAGGCGATCCGGGACGGCGCTATCGGCGACCCCGTCCAGATCCACGCGGGTTTTTCCTCGCGCCTGCTCGACAACGCCGGCCCCGAGTCCTGGCGGCTCGACCCCGACGTCGCGGGCGGCGGCGCGCTGATGGACCTGGGCGTCTACCCGCTGAACACCAGCCGGTTCCTGCTCGACGCCGACCCGGTCGCCGTCAGCGCCGAGACGCAGAGTTCGGGCGCGCCGTTCGACCGCGTCGAGGAACACGCCGCGCTCCTGCTGACCTTCCCCGACGGCGTCACGGCGTCCTGTACCGCCAGCTTCGGCGGCCACCACGACAGCCGCCTCCAAGTGCTCGGGACCGAGGGCCAGGTGATCGTCCACTCGCCCTTCGGCGGCCACGCCACCGAGGGCGTCGTCCTCGCCCGCGGCGAGGCCCGGACCAGCTACGCCGGCCGCCCGGTCGACGAGGTGTGCGAGGAGTTCGACTACTTCGCCGACTGCGTGCTGGACGGCGGGACCTGCGAGTCCGACGGCGAGGAGGGGTACGCCGACCTCCGGATCATCGACCGGGCCTACGAGGCCGCCGAAATCGGAGAACGCGTGGCGGTCCATGCGTCCCGGTAG
- a CDS encoding RAD55 family ATPase, with the protein MNTHDTDVPLDSLPGGTNLLVVGPSMTGKSDLIFDVLADGYADDEGAIAVTTQDGPDRVHARLTDRLDTDSVAELGVVDCTGQDGPNHSDERIRRVSSPRDLTGIGMASSDLMDLFTDRGYRPRTALDSLSQLLLYADVQTVFRFLHIFTGRVDTADTLGLYTLDSDAHDEKTVHTIQQLFDGMIRTKVEDDERMFRVQGLSDVDDEWVRF; encoded by the coding sequence ATGAACACGCACGATACCGACGTTCCGCTGGACTCGCTGCCCGGGGGAACGAACCTGCTGGTCGTGGGGCCGTCGATGACCGGGAAAAGCGACCTGATATTCGACGTGCTGGCGGACGGGTACGCCGACGACGAGGGCGCTATCGCGGTCACGACGCAGGACGGTCCCGACCGGGTCCACGCCCGCCTCACCGACCGGCTCGACACCGACTCTGTCGCCGAGCTCGGCGTCGTCGACTGCACCGGTCAGGACGGGCCGAACCACAGCGACGAACGCATCCGGCGGGTCTCGTCGCCGCGTGACCTGACCGGGATCGGGATGGCCAGTTCCGACCTGATGGACCTGTTTACCGACCGCGGCTACAGGCCGCGGACGGCACTCGATTCGCTCTCGCAGTTACTGCTGTACGCCGACGTCCAGACGGTGTTCCGGTTTCTGCATATCTTCACCGGGCGCGTCGATACGGCCGACACGCTCGGCCTGTATACGCTCGACAGCGACGCCCACGACGAGAAGACGGTCCACACGATCCAGCAGCTGTTCGACGGGATGATACGGACGAAAGTCGAGGACGACGAGCGGATGTTCCGCGTTCAGGGCCTGTCGGACGTCGACGACGAATGGGTCCGGTTCTAG
- a CDS encoding CNNM domain-containing protein, whose protein sequence is MISPVVVGGGVVAVLGLLALSAFFSSSETAIFSLPPEWVERESASDDQRAHVLRELYDDPHRLLVTLLVGNNIVNVAISSIVTVLIANYLPPGQAIVATTVVTSTLVLIFGEIVPKAFGLGNAQRWALAVASPVRFVERALSPAITLFDAVTRRMNAVLTVDPEIEKPYTER, encoded by the coding sequence ATGATCAGTCCAGTCGTCGTGGGTGGCGGAGTCGTCGCGGTCCTCGGCCTCCTCGCGTTGAGCGCGTTCTTCTCCAGTTCCGAGACGGCGATCTTCTCGCTCCCGCCCGAGTGGGTCGAGCGGGAGTCAGCGAGCGACGACCAGCGCGCGCACGTGCTGCGGGAGCTGTACGACGACCCGCACCGCCTTCTGGTGACGCTGCTCGTCGGCAACAACATCGTGAACGTCGCCATCTCCAGCATCGTGACGGTTCTCATCGCCAACTATCTCCCGCCAGGGCAGGCGATCGTGGCGACCACCGTCGTCACCAGCACTCTCGTCCTGATCTTCGGCGAGATCGTGCCGAAGGCGTTCGGCCTCGGCAACGCGCAACGCTGGGCGCTCGCGGTCGCGTCGCCGGTGCGGTTCGTGGAGCGAGCGCTCTCGCCGGCCATCACGCTGTTCGACGCCGTCACCCGCCGGATGAACGCGGTCCTCACGGTCGACCCCGAGATAGAGAAACCGTACACCGAGCGGTGA
- a CDS encoding DUF5793 family protein gives MRRDYFTLDVSDVGWVDEGGDPAKPTVRIDFDGPASTLREGLTGTDDEFLDADGTDVAFRLQSPLDDPDATGVVSVTNRVTGDFILELNEDADDVLAFIRAARRYGEEAADDDGRYEVRIHVDGEELVVYDKRTFLVYNSEGNLLRQHSLIPSGVEL, from the coding sequence ATGAGGCGCGACTACTTTACGCTAGACGTGAGCGACGTTGGCTGGGTGGACGAGGGCGGGGACCCCGCGAAGCCGACAGTACGGATCGACTTCGACGGCCCGGCGTCTACCCTCCGGGAGGGACTCACCGGGACGGACGACGAGTTCCTCGACGCGGACGGAACGGACGTGGCGTTCCGACTCCAGTCGCCGCTGGACGACCCGGACGCGACGGGCGTCGTGAGCGTCACGAACCGGGTCACCGGTGATTTCATCCTCGAACTGAACGAGGACGCCGACGACGTGCTCGCCTTCATCCGCGCCGCGCGGCGCTACGGCGAGGAGGCGGCCGACGACGACGGGCGGTACGAGGTGCGCATCCACGTCGACGGCGAGGAACTGGTCGTCTACGACAAGCGAACCTTCCTCGTGTACAACAGCGAGGGGAACCTGCTCAGACAGCACAGCCTCATTCCGAGCGGCGTCGAACTCTAG
- a CDS encoding type II secretion system F family protein: MALVNYLPLVVAVAVLLPVALAPVSTRADRVVTRFAMVVFGEYVSDVGRKRARRRRQLRAAHLPTTFRLYAAKTLFFASLIALAGSVLATYVIWGVLTLLAVDPATIREAVPEQIAFVASVGGVTSVPPTDLLLLLLAAGLTLGTVGGLATYWLRWWYPRHRADGRAERIEVTMPGTVAFVYALSRSGMPFPKVMRILSRNRDVYGAAADEMRVAVRNVDLFGMDMITSLKTMARRTPSDDFKEFGENLVSVLQSGRSLSEFLRQQYEQYQEEAEAQQEQLLNLLATMAEAYVTVLVAGPLFLITILVVIGITVSDTLPALRLVVYLLLPVANVGFVIYLDSVMGSYTGSVDRTEREDISLRAPDVRRVASARSDGGQPAGDHPNIERLRAHRRFRWLRDRLGQPVQTVIDDPTTLLWVTIPIAILVTAVRFPSAMVDGQVTAAGVDDLLIQAALFVVGSFALAYEVHKRRIEAIEASIPDFLDRLASVNEAGMTVVESLNRVRGGELGALNRELDRVWADIQWGADIDAALRRFEARMRTPTVSRVVTLITQAMNASGDLSTVLRITAAQAKADRRLKRERRQEMLTYVVVVYVSFGVFLIIIAALNNVLIPNLPEGGAVANDTSDAIGGVQSLQTVNSLGSLNEAAYTLVFFHTTIIQGACSGFVAGQMTGGSVRDGAKHAAILLALAYAAFLVI; this comes from the coding sequence ATGGCGCTCGTCAACTACCTCCCGCTGGTCGTCGCCGTCGCCGTCCTGCTGCCGGTGGCGCTTGCGCCGGTCAGCACCCGGGCGGACCGCGTCGTCACCCGGTTCGCGATGGTCGTGTTCGGCGAGTACGTCAGCGACGTGGGCCGGAAGCGCGCAAGGCGACGCCGCCAGCTCCGCGCGGCCCACCTCCCGACGACGTTCCGACTCTACGCGGCCAAGACGCTGTTTTTCGCCTCGCTGATCGCGCTCGCGGGGAGCGTCCTGGCGACGTACGTCATCTGGGGCGTGCTCACGCTGCTCGCCGTGGACCCGGCGACGATCCGCGAGGCGGTGCCAGAACAGATCGCCTTCGTGGCGAGCGTGGGCGGGGTGACGAGCGTGCCACCGACGGACCTCCTGTTGCTCCTGTTGGCCGCCGGGCTGACCCTGGGCACCGTCGGCGGGCTGGCGACGTACTGGCTCCGCTGGTGGTATCCGCGACACCGCGCCGACGGGCGCGCCGAGCGGATCGAGGTCACGATGCCGGGCACGGTCGCGTTCGTCTACGCGCTCTCCCGCAGCGGGATGCCGTTCCCGAAGGTGATGCGCATCCTCTCGCGGAACCGCGACGTGTACGGCGCGGCCGCCGACGAGATGCGCGTCGCCGTCCGGAACGTGGACCTGTTCGGGATGGACATGATCACGTCGCTGAAGACGATGGCCCGCCGGACGCCCAGCGACGACTTCAAGGAGTTCGGCGAGAACCTCGTCAGCGTCCTCCAGAGCGGGCGGAGCCTCTCGGAGTTCCTCCGACAGCAGTACGAGCAGTACCAGGAGGAGGCCGAGGCCCAGCAGGAACAGCTGCTCAACCTCCTTGCGACGATGGCGGAGGCGTACGTCACCGTGCTGGTCGCCGGGCCGCTCTTTCTCATCACCATCCTCGTGGTCATCGGGATCACCGTCAGCGACACGCTCCCGGCGTTGCGGCTCGTGGTGTATCTCCTGTTGCCGGTCGCCAACGTCGGCTTCGTGATCTACCTCGACTCGGTGATGGGGTCGTACACCGGCTCCGTCGACCGGACCGAACGGGAGGACATCTCGTTACGCGCACCCGACGTTCGCCGCGTGGCCTCGGCGCGCTCCGACGGCGGTCAGCCGGCGGGCGACCACCCGAACATTGAGCGGCTCCGCGCACACCGGCGGTTCCGCTGGCTTCGCGACCGGCTCGGACAGCCGGTGCAGACGGTGATCGACGACCCGACAACACTCCTGTGGGTCACGATCCCGATCGCGATACTCGTCACCGCGGTTCGGTTTCCGTCGGCGATGGTCGACGGGCAGGTCACGGCGGCCGGGGTCGACGACCTGCTGATCCAGGCGGCGCTGTTCGTCGTCGGTTCCTTCGCCCTCGCCTACGAGGTGCACAAGCGCCGGATCGAGGCGATCGAGGCGTCGATCCCCGACTTCCTCGACCGCCTCGCCAGCGTCAACGAGGCGGGGATGACCGTCGTCGAGAGCCTGAACCGCGTCCGGGGCGGCGAACTCGGCGCGCTCAACCGCGAACTCGACCGCGTGTGGGCCGACATCCAGTGGGGCGCGGACATCGACGCCGCGCTGCGCCGGTTCGAGGCGCGGATGCGAACCCCGACGGTCTCGCGGGTCGTCACGCTCATCACGCAGGCGATGAACGCGAGCGGCGACCTCTCGACGGTGCTCCGGATCACCGCCGCGCAGGCGAAGGCGGACCGCCGGCTCAAGCGCGAGCGCAGACAGGAGATGCTGACGTACGTCGTCGTCGTGTACGTCTCCTTCGGCGTCTTCCTCATCATCATCGCGGCGCTGAACAACGTCCTGATCCCGAATCTCCCGGAGGGCGGCGCGGTGGCGAACGACACGTCCGACGCGATCGGGGGCGTCCAGTCGCTCCAGACCGTGAACAGCCTCGGCAGTCTGAACGAGGCGGCGTACACCCTCGTGTTCTTCCACACCACGATCATCCAGGGGGCCTGCTCGGGCTTCGTCGCCGGGCAGATGACCGGCGGGAGCGTCCGCGACGGGGCGAAACACGCCGCCATCCTGCTCGCGCTGGCGTACGCCGCCTTCCTCGTCATCTGA